GCATCCCCCACAGCTGGATGAACCCGACCGCCGCGTTGTGGTCGAACGCGTCACCCTTGTTATATGTGGCAAGGTCGTGCCGGTACAGGGAGTACGGGGACTTCCGCCCGACGACCTGGAAGGCACCCTTGTATAGTTTCACCCGCACGTCGCCGGTGACGTTCTTTTGCGTCTCTGCGACAAATGCATCCAGCGCCGTCTTCAGCGGCGAGAACCACAGGCCGTTGTAAATGAGCTTGCTGTATTCGAGTTCGATCCCGGCCTTGAACTGCGCCACTTCCCGCGTCAGCGTGAGCGTCTCCAGTTCCTTGTGGGCGTTCACCAGCACAACTCCCGCCGGCGATTCGTATACTTCGCGCGACTTGATGCCGACGAGGCGGTTTTCGACGTGGTCGATCCGGCCTACACCGTGCGCCCCCGCGACTTGATTGAGCTTGAGGATGAGTTCCGCCAGCGGCAGAACTTCACCGTTGAGGGCCACTGGGACCCCTTCGTCAAACGTGATCACGATAAATTCCGGGTCATCAGGCGCATCCTCAGCGCTCTTCGTCCACTCGAATGCCCCTTCCGGCGCTTCCGCCCACGGGTCCTCCAAGACACCGCACTCAATCGCACGTCCCCACAGGTTTGCGTCAATGCTGTAGGGGCTGTCGAGCGTGACCGGAATCGGCACCCCGTGCTCCTTCGCGTACGCAATCTCCTCGTCGCGTGTCCAGCCCCACTCGCGCACGGGCGCGATCACCTTGAGGCTGGGGTTCAGCGCCTTCACGGACACTTCGAAGCGGACCTGGTCGTTGCCCTTGCCGGTGCAGCCGTGCGCCACCGCGGTCGCGCCTTCCGCCGCTGCCACTTCCACCAGCAGCTGCGAAATCAGCGGCCGGGAAAGTGCCGAAGCGAGCGGATACTTACCCTCGTACAGCGCGTTGGCGGCGAGCGCCGGCCTCACGAACTCATCCGCGTAGCGATTGACCGCGTCCAGCCGATAGGACTTCACCGCACCCACCTGCAGGGCTTTCTTTTGGACGAAGTCGAGGTCTTTCCCTTCCCCGACGTCCACACACATGGCCACGACGTCGTACCCGTATTTTTCAGTCAGCCAGGTGATCGCGACCGACGTATCCAATCCGCCCGAGTATGCGAGCACGAGTTTTTCCTTTGCCATCTCAGTTCCCCTCCCCGAATGCACCAGCATCCGCAAGTAGTGCAGCCAGCACCGCTTTTTGCGCGTGCAGGCGGTTCTCTGCTTCGTCAAACACCACAGAATGTTCGCCGTCGATGACCTCAGCGGTGACTTCCTCGCCGCGGTGGGCAGGCAGGCAATGCAGGAACAGGTAGTCCGGCTTGGCGTGCCCTGCGAGTTCGGCGTTCACCTGGTAGTCAGCGAAAATCGTCTTGCGTACTTCGGCTTCGTCCTCGTCGCCCATGCTGGCCCACACGTCGGTGACAATGACGTCGGCGCCTTCGACGGCACGAACGGGATCGGGCGTGACCAACACCTGCGAACGGTTCGCGACCGCCGACCGTTTCGCCTCCTCGACAATCGCGGACGGCGGCAGAAATCCAGGCGGGCTCGACACCCGAATATTCATCCCCAGTTTCGATGCGGCCTGCAGCCACGAGTTGGCCATGTTGTTGCCGTCCCCGATGTACGCGACGGTAACACCTTTGAGCGTCCCTTTGTGCTCCCAAATCGTCATGGCGTCGGCGAGGACCTGGCAAGGGTGGTGGTCATCCGTCAAGCCGTTGATGACTGGCACGGTCGCATACGCCGCCAATTCCCGCACCATCTCGTGTGAAAACGTACGAATCATAATGCCATCCACATAGCGCGACATCACGCGCGCCGTATCTGGAACCGGTTCACCGCGCCCCATCTGTGTCGCGGAACCGGGCATAAACAATGCGTGCCCGCCCAGCTGCAGCATGCCGACCTCAAAGGACACCCTCGTGCGCGTCGACGCCTTGTCGAACACCAAAGCGACCGTTTTCCCAGGCAGCAGTTCATGACGGAACCCGCTCTTTTGCGCTTCTTT
Above is a genomic segment from Alicyclobacillus cycloheptanicus containing:
- the argF gene encoding ornithine carbamoyltransferase, which encodes MKAIGYVGRGDAAIVPLGDGYLSVRLQNALMVAHQSLRGRDLLDFSDYTPDELESLLKLGLVLKEAQKSGFRHELLPGKTVALVFDKASTRTRVSFEVGMLQLGGHALFMPGSATQMGRGEPVPDTARVMSRYVDGIMIRTFSHEMVRELAAYATVPVINGLTDDHHPCQVLADAMTIWEHKGTLKGVTVAYIGDGNNMANSWLQAASKLGMNIRVSSPPGFLPPSAIVEEAKRSAVANRSQVLVTPDPVRAVEGADVIVTDVWASMGDEDEAEVRKTIFADYQVNAELAGHAKPDYLFLHCLPAHRGEEVTAEVIDGEHSVVFDEAENRLHAQKAVLAALLADAGAFGEGN
- a CDS encoding argininosuccinate synthase, giving the protein MAKEKLVLAYSGGLDTSVAITWLTEKYGYDVVAMCVDVGEGKDLDFVQKKALQVGAVKSYRLDAVNRYADEFVRPALAANALYEGKYPLASALSRPLISQLLVEVAAAEGATAVAHGCTGKGNDQVRFEVSVKALNPSLKVIAPVREWGWTRDEEIAYAKEHGVPIPVTLDSPYSIDANLWGRAIECGVLEDPWAEAPEGAFEWTKSAEDAPDDPEFIVITFDEGVPVALNGEVLPLAELILKLNQVAGAHGVGRIDHVENRLVGIKSREVYESPAGVVLVNAHKELETLTLTREVAQFKAGIELEYSKLIYNGLWFSPLKTALDAFVAETQKNVTGDVRVKLYKGAFQVVGRKSPYSLYRHDLATYNKGDAFDHNAAVGFIQLWGMPTTVYADLHGKLDGTVDASAVLKGIQASVLEPAPTASGVNAALEQVKEHAV